One Betta splendens chromosome 8, fBetSpl5.4, whole genome shotgun sequence DNA segment encodes these proteins:
- the LOC114860722 gene encoding neurexophilin-1-like, which translates to MRPNRGFILLLLNGTACLVALGQEDDSSSPKSPSHDSSKTVGLLSGQPPLSPLSRWMLHSKSRAANATSVELPYRSPVPFSKQEFSKQEFWEMLGSDLLKPDASSSRVKRRPIVKTGKFKKMFGWGDFYSNIKTVRLNLLITGKIVDHGNGTFSVYFRHNSTGQGNISVSLVPPVKAVEFDLERQSVVYPKDSKIFNCRVDYEKVDRSKRTSLCNYDPSKTCFQEQIQSHVSWICSKPFKVICIYISFYSTDYRLVQKVCPDYNYHNEMPYLPSG; encoded by the coding sequence GTGGCCCTGGGTCAAGAAGATGACTCCTCCAGTCCGAAGAGCCCCTCCCACGACTCGTCCAAGACAGTGGGGCTGCTGAGCGGGCAGCCTCCCCTCTCGCCCCTGAGTCGCTGGATGCTTCACAGTAAGAGCCGAGCTGCTAACGCCACGTCTGTGGAGCTGCCCTACCGCTCCCCAGTCCCGTTCTCCAAGCAGGAGTTCTCCAAACAGGAGTTCTGGGAGATGTTGGGCAGCGATCTACTCAAACCCGacgcctccagctccagggtcAAACGCCGGCCCATCGTCAAGACCGGCAAGTTCAAAAAGATGTTCGGCTGGGGAGACTTTTACTCCAACATCAAGACGGTGCGGCTCAACCTGCTGATCACCGGCAAGATCGTGGATCACGGTAACGGCACGTTCAGCGTCTACTTTCGGCACAACTCCACGGGCCAGGGCAACATCTCGGTCAGCCTGGTGCCACCTGTCAAGGCGGTGGAGTTCGACCTGGAGCGCCAGAGCGTGGTCTACCCAAAGGACTCCAAGATCTTCAACTGCCGCGTGGACTATGAGAAGGTGGACAGGAGCAAGCGCACCTCGCTGTGCAACTACGATCCATCCAAAACCTGCTTCCAGGAGCAGATTCAGAGCCACGTGTCCTGGATTTGCTCCAAGCCTTTTAAGGTCATCTGCATCTACATTTCCTTCTATAGTACAGACTACCGCCTGGTGCAAAAGGTTTGTCCAGACTACAACTACCATAACGAGATGCCCTACTTGCCCTCTGGCTAG